One stretch of Alcaligenes faecalis DNA includes these proteins:
- the gltA gene encoding citrate synthase, translating into MELSDKKATLSFSDGSPSVEFPVHKGTVGPDVIDIRKLYGQTGMFTYDPGFMATAACESGITYIDGDKGQLMYRGYPIDQLAQKCDFMDVCYLILNGDLPNADQKQEFDSLVTNHTMVQEQMQHFLRGFRPDAHPMAILTGLVGALSAFYHDSTDITNPHHRHVSAIRLIAKLPTLVAMAYKYSLGQPFIYPKNDLSYTGNFLRMMFATPCEDYKVNEVVERALDRIFILHADHEQNASTSTVRLCGSSGTNPFAAIAAGVACLWGPAHGGANEACLNMLEELQANGGIDKVGEFMEKVKDKNSGVRLMGFGHRVYKNYDPRAKLMQETCKEVLEALGLENDPLFKLAMELERIALEDPYFVERKLYPNVDFYSGIVQRAIGIPTSLFTAIFALARTVGWIAQWNEMLSDPDYKIGRPRQLYVGPTQRDVPAQR; encoded by the coding sequence ATGGAATTGTCAGATAAAAAAGCCACGCTATCCTTCTCCGACGGTAGCCCTTCGGTTGAGTTCCCTGTACACAAGGGCACCGTAGGTCCGGACGTGATCGATATCCGTAAGCTCTACGGTCAGACAGGTATGTTTACCTATGACCCCGGCTTTATGGCTACGGCGGCTTGCGAATCCGGTATCACCTACATTGACGGCGACAAAGGTCAGTTGATGTACCGTGGCTACCCGATCGACCAGTTGGCACAAAAGTGCGATTTCATGGATGTGTGCTACCTGATCCTGAACGGCGACTTGCCGAACGCAGATCAGAAGCAGGAATTTGATTCCCTGGTCACGAACCACACCATGGTTCAGGAACAGATGCAGCACTTCCTGCGTGGCTTCCGTCCGGACGCTCACCCCATGGCAATACTGACTGGCCTGGTCGGTGCCCTGTCGGCGTTCTACCATGATTCCACGGACATCACGAATCCTCATCACCGTCATGTGTCGGCTATTCGCTTGATCGCCAAGCTGCCTACTCTGGTTGCGATGGCGTACAAGTATTCTTTGGGACAGCCTTTCATCTATCCCAAGAATGATTTGTCCTACACCGGCAACTTCTTGCGCATGATGTTCGCTACCCCTTGCGAAGACTACAAGGTCAACGAAGTGGTTGAGCGCGCTCTGGACCGTATCTTCATCCTGCATGCAGATCACGAGCAAAACGCCTCGACTTCCACCGTGCGTCTGTGCGGTTCGTCCGGCACCAATCCTTTCGCTGCTATTGCTGCGGGTGTTGCTTGCTTGTGGGGTCCTGCCCACGGTGGTGCAAACGAAGCTTGCCTGAACATGCTGGAAGAGTTGCAAGCCAACGGCGGCATCGACAAGGTTGGCGAGTTCATGGAGAAGGTCAAGGACAAGAACTCGGGCGTTCGCCTGATGGGCTTTGGTCACCGTGTCTACAAGAACTACGACCCACGCGCCAAGCTGATGCAAGAGACTTGCAAGGAAGTTCTGGAAGCCCTGGGCCTGGAGAACGATCCTCTGTTCAAGCTGGCCATGGAACTGGAGCGCATTGCTCTGGAAGATCCATACTTCGTCGAACGCAAACTGTACCCCAACGTGGACTTCTACTCGGGTATCGTTCAGCGCGCTATTGGTATCCCGACATCCTTGTTCACCGCTATCTTCGCCCTGGCTCGTACCGTGGGCTGGATCGCTCAGTGGAACGAAATGTTGTCCGATCCAGATTACAAGATCGGCCGTCCACGTCAGCTGTACGTGGGCCCAACTCAGCGCGACGTACCTGCTCAGCGTTAA
- a CDS encoding voltage-gated chloride channel family protein: MNRLKTSLSLHLLAYYGKWFVLACLIAVLAGSASAFFLFSLEQATSWRIQHAWLIWLLPLAGLAVGWVYERVGQSVNAGNNLLIEEIHDPKKVVPLRMAPLVLGGTVISHLFGASVGREGTAVQMGAALSDQLTYVFRLGREDRRILLMAGMSAGFSSVFGTPLAGAVFGMEVLAIGRMRYNALFPCLIAAIVADQVGLAWGVQHTHYVVEQIVPLGGWSMVAVLIAGVLFGLVGMLFAMLTHKLSAWMKKIIKYAPMRPFWGGLVVAIAVWALDAYQYIGLGLPEIVRSFHEPMQPWDFLGKLGFTVLSLGSGFKGGEVTPLFYIGATLGNALAPLLDMPFSMMAGLGFVAVFAGAANVPIACTLMAMELFGTELGPLAAIACVAAYVFSGHGGIYHAQRVGHRKFKRRQSA; the protein is encoded by the coding sequence ATGAACAGACTCAAAACCTCCCTTTCACTGCATCTGTTGGCCTACTACGGCAAATGGTTTGTGCTCGCTTGCCTGATTGCTGTGCTGGCAGGCAGCGCTTCTGCTTTTTTCCTCTTTTCACTTGAGCAGGCTACCTCTTGGCGGATACAACACGCTTGGCTGATCTGGCTACTGCCGCTGGCGGGCCTGGCTGTGGGCTGGGTGTATGAGCGCGTGGGGCAGTCTGTTAATGCGGGCAATAACCTGCTTATCGAGGAAATTCATGATCCCAAGAAAGTGGTGCCACTGCGTATGGCCCCCTTGGTGCTTGGTGGAACCGTGATTTCGCATTTGTTTGGCGCATCGGTAGGCCGAGAGGGCACCGCCGTGCAAATGGGTGCCGCCTTGTCGGACCAGCTAACGTATGTGTTTCGCTTGGGCCGGGAAGATCGACGCATTCTGTTGATGGCAGGCATGAGTGCCGGTTTTTCATCTGTCTTTGGAACGCCCTTGGCCGGAGCCGTGTTTGGCATGGAGGTACTGGCTATAGGTCGCATGCGCTACAACGCCTTGTTCCCGTGCCTGATCGCTGCGATTGTTGCCGATCAGGTGGGCCTGGCCTGGGGCGTGCAGCACACCCATTACGTCGTTGAGCAAATCGTACCATTGGGCGGTTGGAGCATGGTGGCTGTGCTGATAGCCGGAGTCCTGTTTGGCTTGGTCGGTATGTTGTTTGCCATGCTGACTCACAAGCTGTCTGCCTGGATGAAGAAAATCATCAAGTACGCACCCATGCGCCCGTTCTGGGGCGGGCTGGTGGTGGCGATCGCTGTCTGGGCTTTGGATGCCTATCAGTACATTGGCCTGGGTCTTCCGGAAATAGTGCGCTCTTTCCATGAACCTATGCAGCCTTGGGATTTCCTGGGCAAGCTGGGGTTTACGGTCCTGTCTTTGGGTTCCGGCTTTAAAGGAGGGGAGGTCACGCCCTTGTTTTATATCGGTGCGACCTTGGGTAATGCGCTGGCTCCCTTGCTGGATATGCCTTTTTCCATGATGGCGGGCCTGGGCTTTGTGGCGGTCTTTGCCGGTGCAGCCAATGTGCCGATTGCTTGCACACTGATGGCGATGGAGCTGTTTGGTACAGAACTGGGGCCTTTGGCGGCGATCGCTTGTGTAGCAGCTTATGTGTTCTCGGGACATGGTGGTATCTATCATGCGCAACGAGTGGGGCATCGCAAGTTCAAGCGTCGTCAGTCTGCTTGA
- a CDS encoding class I SAM-dependent methyltransferase, whose translation MEDPKFKDHFSQVASDYANYRPSYPQKLADVLAELSPAQDRALDCACGTGQLSVLLAKRFKEVIATDGSADQIAQAQQQEGVSYRTALAENSGLADGSVDLITVAQAAHWLDLELFYAEVQRIVRPDALLALITYGVLHVEGEVDSVMQHFYYETIGAYWPPERRHVEDGYRRFAFPFQELSLPPLAIEVDWNLPQLLGYIRTWSAVKAAEKALGTSPLSAVEVELRKQWGDPDQHRRISWPLSVRAGRVRK comes from the coding sequence ATGGAAGACCCTAAATTCAAAGATCACTTTTCCCAGGTTGCGTCTGACTATGCCAACTACCGTCCCAGCTACCCCCAAAAGCTGGCTGACGTATTGGCCGAACTCAGCCCCGCACAGGATAGAGCGCTGGATTGCGCCTGCGGAACCGGGCAGCTTTCTGTGTTGCTGGCCAAGCGATTCAAGGAAGTGATTGCCACGGATGGCAGCGCCGATCAGATTGCTCAGGCGCAACAGCAAGAGGGTGTGAGTTATCGCACGGCTTTGGCTGAAAACAGCGGTCTGGCTGATGGCAGCGTGGATTTGATTACCGTCGCGCAAGCGGCTCACTGGCTGGATCTGGAGCTTTTCTATGCCGAGGTTCAGCGTATCGTCCGCCCTGATGCTTTGCTGGCTTTGATCACCTATGGCGTTCTTCATGTGGAGGGCGAGGTGGATAGCGTCATGCAGCATTTCTACTATGAAACCATCGGTGCTTACTGGCCACCAGAGCGTCGCCATGTGGAGGACGGTTACCGCCGTTTCGCCTTCCCTTTTCAGGAGCTGAGCTTGCCGCCTCTGGCCATCGAAGTGGATTGGAATCTGCCGCAGTTATTGGGATACATCAGAACCTGGTCTGCTGTAAAAGCGGCTGAAAAAGCGCTGGGCACCAGCCCCTTGAGCGCAGTAGAAGTGGAGCTGCGTAAGCAGTGGGGAGACCCTGATCAGCACCGCCGAATCAGCTGGCCTTTGTCTGTGCGTGCAGGGCGCGTGCGGAAGTAA
- a CDS encoding YbhB/YbcL family Raf kinase inhibitor-like protein — protein sequence MQLISQSFQDGQAIPGEFAFAVPDASALIALSSNRNPHLAWSDVPAGTQSFVVVCHDPDVPSRGDDVNQEGREVPADLPRVDFFHWLLLDIPASTTEIAPGSHSSSVTPRGKPGPELEGGLRHGINDYTGWFAGDKQMKGDYHGYDGPCPPWNDTLVHHYIFTVYALATPALAVDGPLTGANVRAALASAPVLGQASLTGLYSLNPSVSPG from the coding sequence ATGCAACTCATCAGTCAAAGTTTTCAGGATGGTCAGGCGATTCCTGGCGAATTCGCTTTCGCCGTCCCCGATGCCAGTGCACTCATTGCGCTGTCGTCGAATCGCAATCCGCATCTTGCCTGGAGCGATGTGCCCGCAGGTACTCAGTCATTCGTCGTCGTCTGCCACGACCCGGATGTGCCCAGTCGTGGGGATGATGTGAATCAGGAAGGCCGCGAAGTGCCTGCCGACCTGCCACGAGTCGACTTTTTTCACTGGCTGCTGCTCGACATTCCCGCCAGCACGACAGAGATCGCGCCCGGCTCGCATTCCAGCAGTGTCACACCGCGCGGCAAGCCTGGCCCTGAGCTGGAGGGTGGTTTGCGTCACGGCATCAACGACTACACCGGCTGGTTTGCCGGTGACAAGCAAATGAAGGGCGATTACCACGGCTACGATGGCCCATGCCCGCCCTGGAATGACACTTTGGTTCATCACTACATCTTTACGGTCTATGCCTTGGCTACACCGGCTCTTGCAGTGGATGGGCCACTCACAGGCGCTAATGTGCGTGCCGCACTAGCCAGCGCTCCGGTACTGGGGCAAGCCAGCCTGACAGGCTTGTATAGCCTCAACCCATCCGTGTCTCCTGGCTGA
- a CDS encoding helix-turn-helix transcriptional regulator: protein MAQPVLTQVQYTPRFLFHDATVLLVAAGRLDLKDDLHPLAVDVVSDAPRSLLLVEPGTSVDLLKTPDGLEKRFRSVFLTLSTNLLELFQRDRSAPSSESSSLAPYRLAPLDEDLESTLRRVLESVDAKRVSDERLQCRLMDFLFALAERGYAFKGSKQSGTAARLRTLIGEAPDQNWTAHEAGRALAMSEATLRRRLAGESVRFEELLIDTRMHHALMLLQTTSWTIPHIAQACGYQSRARFSDRFRARFGYLPSAVR, encoded by the coding sequence TTGGCGCAGCCTGTTCTGACGCAGGTGCAGTACACACCGCGTTTTTTGTTCCATGATGCCACCGTGCTGCTTGTCGCTGCCGGACGGCTCGACTTGAAGGACGATCTTCACCCGCTTGCGGTCGATGTAGTCAGCGATGCTCCAAGGTCGCTGCTGCTCGTCGAGCCGGGCACCAGCGTGGATTTGCTGAAAACACCGGATGGCCTGGAGAAGCGTTTTCGTTCTGTCTTTTTGACGCTCTCGACAAACTTGTTGGAGCTGTTTCAGCGTGATCGCTCTGCCCCCTCGTCGGAGAGCAGTAGCTTGGCCCCTTATCGGCTGGCACCGCTGGATGAGGACCTTGAATCAACGTTACGCCGGGTACTCGAAAGCGTGGACGCCAAGCGTGTGAGCGACGAACGACTCCAGTGTCGGCTGATGGATTTTCTTTTTGCACTTGCTGAACGAGGCTATGCCTTCAAGGGCAGCAAGCAGAGCGGGACAGCCGCGCGCTTGCGCACCTTGATAGGCGAGGCGCCGGATCAGAACTGGACAGCGCATGAGGCTGGTCGTGCATTGGCGATGAGCGAGGCCACCTTGCGACGACGTCTTGCTGGTGAAAGTGTGCGTTTCGAAGAGCTGCTGATCGACACTCGCATGCACCATGCCCTGATGCTGCTCCAGACGACATCCTGGACCATTCCACACATTGCACAGGCTTGTGGATACCAGTCCCGTGCTCGTTTCTCTGACCGATTCCGCGCACGTTTTGGTTATTTGCCATCTGCTGTTCGCTGA
- a CDS encoding NADP-dependent malic enzyme — translation MDANADLAKLALDYHAYPTPGKISVVPTKTLANQDDLSLAYSPGVASACMAIHAEGEEAAAKYTSRANLVAVVTNGTAVLGLGNIGPLAAKPVMEGKGCLFKKFAGIDVFDIELNETDPDKLVDIIAALEPTLGGVNLEDIKAPECFYIEKKLRERMSIPVFHDDQHGTAIISSSAVLNGLKVVNKNIADIKLVCSGAGAAAIACLDLLVALGVKLSNIFVADSRGIIWKGRDENMEPNKARYAQETDARTLADAMVGADVFLGCSAPGVLSADMVKTMADKPLILALANPEPEIRPEVAKAARPDCIIATGRSDYPNQVNNVLCFPFIFRGALDVGASVINEEMKLACVKAIAELAQVEQSDDMATAYGGEDLRFGPEYIIPKPFDSRLIVQIAPAVAQAAMDSGVAARPIEDMDAYRQKLIAMTYHTGPLMRPLYMQAKAAPKRIIYADGEDERVLRAVQTVVDEKLAQPILVGRPNVIEMRVKKAGLRLEAGKNVQIVDPEDDDRFTDTWTAYYKLKAREGVTPDIAKAMIRKHNSLIGVMLLQRGDADGMICGVASNYDSQLQYVEQVIGLKKEAQTFAAMNVLMLPTQTLFVCDTHVNENPNAEQIADMTIQAAEEVRRFGVVPRVALLSHSNFGSRQTESSRKMAKARQILAERAPDLEVDGEMHADSALSEKIRLKAFPDSTLRGSANLLITPNLDAGNITYNMLKMTGSNGVAMGPILLGAARPIHILTTSATVRRIINMTALAVVDAQQEAQQNS, via the coding sequence ATGGATGCCAACGCCGATCTGGCCAAACTTGCGCTGGACTATCACGCGTATCCCACTCCCGGGAAAATCTCGGTGGTCCCTACCAAGACCCTAGCCAATCAAGATGACCTCTCGCTAGCCTACTCCCCCGGCGTCGCATCTGCTTGCATGGCCATCCACGCCGAAGGCGAAGAAGCCGCCGCCAAGTACACCTCGCGCGCCAACCTGGTTGCCGTGGTCACCAACGGTACCGCCGTGCTGGGTCTGGGCAATATCGGCCCTCTGGCCGCCAAGCCCGTCATGGAAGGCAAAGGCTGCCTGTTCAAGAAATTCGCCGGCATCGACGTGTTCGATATCGAACTGAACGAAACCGATCCGGACAAGCTGGTCGACATCATTGCCGCACTGGAACCCACCCTGGGTGGTGTGAACCTGGAAGACATCAAGGCCCCCGAGTGCTTCTACATCGAGAAGAAGCTGCGCGAGCGCATGAGCATTCCCGTGTTCCACGACGACCAGCACGGTACCGCCATCATCTCGTCCTCCGCGGTTCTGAACGGCCTGAAAGTCGTCAACAAGAACATCGCTGACATCAAGCTGGTTTGCTCGGGCGCTGGCGCTGCTGCCATTGCTTGCCTGGACTTGCTGGTTGCCCTGGGCGTGAAGCTGAGCAACATTTTCGTGGCTGACTCGCGTGGCATCATCTGGAAAGGCCGTGACGAGAACATGGAGCCCAACAAGGCTCGCTACGCTCAGGAAACCGACGCCCGCACTCTGGCTGATGCCATGGTCGGCGCTGACGTATTCCTGGGTTGCTCGGCTCCTGGCGTTCTGAGCGCCGACATGGTCAAGACCATGGCCGACAAGCCTCTGATTCTGGCCCTGGCTAACCCCGAGCCTGAAATCCGCCCTGAAGTGGCCAAGGCTGCCCGCCCTGACTGCATCATCGCAACCGGCCGTTCGGACTACCCGAACCAGGTCAACAACGTGCTGTGCTTCCCCTTCATCTTCCGTGGCGCCCTGGACGTTGGCGCCAGCGTGATCAACGAAGAAATGAAGCTGGCTTGCGTGAAAGCCATTGCCGAGCTGGCCCAGGTCGAGCAAAGCGACGATATGGCCACCGCTTACGGCGGCGAAGATCTGCGTTTTGGTCCTGAGTACATCATCCCCAAACCGTTTGATTCCCGCCTGATCGTTCAGATCGCTCCTGCCGTGGCCCAAGCTGCGATGGACTCCGGCGTTGCCGCCCGTCCCATCGAAGATATGGACGCCTACCGTCAGAAACTGATCGCCATGACCTACCACACCGGCCCGCTGATGCGTCCGTTGTACATGCAGGCCAAGGCTGCGCCCAAGCGCATCATTTACGCTGACGGCGAAGACGAGCGCGTATTGCGTGCCGTACAAACCGTGGTGGACGAAAAGCTGGCCCAGCCTATCCTGGTCGGTCGTCCCAACGTGATCGAAATGCGTGTCAAGAAAGCCGGTCTGCGTCTGGAAGCAGGCAAGAACGTGCAAATCGTTGACCCCGAAGATGATGATCGCTTCACCGACACCTGGACCGCCTACTACAAGCTCAAGGCACGTGAAGGCGTTACTCCGGACATCGCCAAAGCCATGATCCGCAAGCACAACTCGCTGATCGGCGTGATGCTGCTGCAACGCGGTGACGCAGACGGCATGATCTGCGGTGTGGCCAGCAACTACGACAGCCAACTGCAATACGTTGAGCAAGTCATTGGCCTGAAGAAAGAAGCACAAACCTTCGCCGCCATGAACGTGCTGATGCTGCCTACACAAACTCTGTTTGTGTGCGACACACACGTTAACGAGAACCCCAACGCCGAACAGATCGCCGACATGACGATCCAGGCCGCCGAGGAAGTTCGTCGTTTTGGCGTGGTCCCTCGCGTTGCTCTCTTGTCGCACTCGAACTTTGGCAGTCGCCAGACCGAGTCCTCGCGCAAGATGGCCAAGGCTCGTCAGATCCTGGCTGAACGCGCTCCAGACCTGGAAGTGGACGGCGAAATGCATGCTGACTCCGCTCTGTCCGAGAAGATCCGCCTGAAAGCCTTCCCCGACAGCACGCTGCGCGGTTCGGCCAACCTGCTGATCACTCCTAACCTGGACGCCGGCAACATCACGTACAACATGCTGAAGATGACAGGCAGCAACGGTGTGGCCATGGGCCCCATCCTGCTGGGTGCGGCTCGCCCCATCCACATCCTGACCACCAGCGCTACTGTGCGTCGCATCATCAACATGACAGCCCTGGCTGTTGTGGATGCTCAGCAAGAAGCCCAGCAAAACAGCTAA